A DNA window from Candidatus Omnitrophota bacterium contains the following coding sequences:
- a CDS encoding threonine synthase: MKGLKCRECGREYPAEILYVCEYCFGSIEVQYDYDLIREQLTREVIASRPQNLWRYRELLPLDGPPTSGWHSGFTPLVKAPRLAKELGIKELYLKDDSVSHPTLSFKDRVVAVAISRAKEFGFDTVACASTGNLANSVAAQAAAAGLKAFVFIPHDLEKGKVTASLVYGPQVVSVHGNYDEVNRLCSEIASKYNWAFVNVNIRPYYAEGSKTYGFEIAEQLGWKLPDNVVVPVAGGSLISKIWKSFKELSMLGLIDGEIHTKINAAQAEGCSPVVTAIKEETDIIKPVKPNTIAKSLAIGNPADGYYAADTVRTSGGWGESVTDEEIVESIALLARTEGIFTETAGGVTVGATKKLIKTGKIKPDESVVICITGNGLKTLEPVAERMVSPIHIRPSLESFEEEVKP; encoded by the coding sequence ATGAAGGGACTGAAGTGCCGAGAGTGTGGCCGGGAGTACCCCGCGGAAATCCTTTATGTTTGCGAGTACTGTTTTGGCAGCATTGAGGTTCAGTACGACTACGATCTTATCCGGGAGCAGCTGACGCGGGAAGTGATTGCCTCGAGACCGCAGAATTTGTGGAGGTACCGGGAGCTCTTGCCTTTGGACGGACCGCCCACAAGCGGCTGGCACTCCGGTTTTACCCCTTTGGTGAAGGCTCCGCGTTTGGCCAAGGAACTCGGCATTAAGGAGCTGTATCTAAAGGATGACTCCGTGAGTCATCCCACGCTTTCTTTTAAGGACCGTGTGGTGGCGGTAGCTATTTCGCGCGCCAAGGAGTTTGGTTTTGACACGGTGGCTTGCGCGAGTACCGGGAATTTGGCGAATTCGGTTGCAGCCCAGGCAGCGGCTGCAGGTCTTAAGGCCTTTGTCTTTATCCCTCATGATTTGGAAAAGGGGAAAGTCACGGCCTCTTTGGTGTACGGGCCCCAGGTTGTGTCTGTGCACGGCAATTACGACGAAGTGAACCGGCTCTGTTCGGAAATCGCTTCCAAGTACAATTGGGCCTTTGTGAACGTCAATATCCGGCCCTATTACGCCGAGGGCTCCAAGACCTACGGATTTGAAATCGCCGAGCAGCTGGGCTGGAAGCTGCCGGACAATGTGGTTGTTCCCGTGGCCGGGGGATCGCTCATTTCCAAAATCTGGAAGAGCTTTAAAGAGCTTTCCATGCTGGGGCTGATTGACGGCGAAATCCACACCAAGATAAACGCCGCTCAGGCCGAAGGCTGTAGCCCTGTGGTTACCGCCATCAAGGAAGAAACCGATATCATTAAGCCGGTCAAACCCAACACGATTGCCAAGAGTCTGGCAATCGGGAATCCTGCGGATGGTTACTATGCCGCGGATACGGTGCGCACCAGCGGCGGCTGGGGCGAATCCGTAACAGATGAAGAAATTGTCGAGTCCATTGCTTTGTTGGCCCGTACCGAAGGGATCTTTACCGAGACCGCGGGGGGTGTCACCGTGGGTGCGACCAAGAAGCTGATCAAGACGGGCAAGATCAAGCCCGATGAGAGCGTGGTCATTTGCATTACTGGAAACGGCCTTAAGACTTTGGAACCGGTCGCGGAGAGGATGGTCTCTCCCATACACATCCGGCCGAGCCTTGAATCCTTCGAAGAAGAGGTCAAGCCTTAG